TTTTTCCTGTCAGCTGAGCGGCCCCTTGGGCCTCCTTCCCAGAACACCATCCTCATCGCACTGGGGCGCTGGAACTTTCCCCCCCAGTGGGCACACAATGCGAGGCGTCCCCACCTCCGCTGTCACATTTCTCTGCTAAGAAGCATTCCTTCttgttgcccttttttttttttttttttttttccaaaatgaactTAATAAGAAGAAATATGCACATGGTTTATTTTTGggatgaattaaaaaatgtgagctGAGTATGCAAGCGTGTGTaggtgtatatatataggcgtatatatatgagcGTATATAAGTGAATATATATAGGCGTGGGcaagtgtatatatataggcgtatatatataagcgtacatacatatgcgtgcatatgcatatgcgcgGGTTTGCGCTGGCATGAATGCGTAGCAAGGTGCAGACGTAAGAGGTGTAAGAGGTGTGAGCAGGCACAGGCAGATAAATGCAGGCATGTACAAGTATAcacgtaaatatatatatgggtgggtatatatgtatatgtgtacgtATATGAGTAGGCATATGAGTGTGCATATGAGTAGGCATATGAGTGTGCATATGAGTAGGCATATGAGTGTGCATATGAGTGTGCATATGAGTAGGCATATGCGTGGGTGGGTTGGCGTGTCCGTTTATCGGagtgtcctttttttttttttttttcgatctCGCGCAGGTGTGATGTGGTATGTGTACAAATACAAGTAAACGCTTTAAGATCAATCAAATTAAAAGCTTTgacgagggaaaaaaaaaaaaaaaaaaaattattaaaacatGCAGGGTGTGTGGCGgtgaaaggaaaaggagaaaaatgaaaggaggctggaaaaaataaaaataacaacacatacacatgtatatatataggatgtgtgcacatatatatacgtacacgCATATGCGTACGGGCATATATGCACAGgggcatatgtacacacacgtatgtacatatatatataagcacACACGTGGGaggcgaaaaataaatacatacaaaaaaacataaatctGGTAAACAattcttccaattttttttttttttggcgtgtatataatatatatgtatgaatGATACTCTCAACAGGTTCCTCCGTGCTTCGATCTTTACATGTTAACTACTTCCTCGGTGTCCCCTTGGGTTTGCACTGTCCGTTTCGTACGCATGTTGATATGTTTGGCATGGGCACTGTGTGCGCCAGCATCCTTCAGCACGTCGCCATcggcatgtacatatgcctATTGTACTTAAACACCTCTGCACAATGGGACGCGCGAAGGATCGCTGGGTGgttgctcaaaaaaaaaaaaaaaaaaaagcaagtgCGCCATGTCTGcaccagtttttttttttttttcctttttttgaccCTTCTGTTCAgccctttttcttccgttCTGCTGATACTTCATGGTGCACGTCTCACCATATACATGCTTGGCTAGTTCCCAAACGGCACATGCATTATTCTTTTGGCACGTCTATTATCCGCTACATGTTTCGTCAACGTCCTCCTCTTAGCTTGCGACAAAATCTGGGTGCTTCTTCAGAACGATGGTTATTTTGGGTATCCTCCTGTTGATTCGATCCGAGCTGAAGTAGGCCGTTTGAATTTTGGTGATTTGCCCTGCGGGTGGGGGGTGGCACGGAAAGCGGTGAGGTGTGCGTAAGGGGAGCAACCAGATCTGCAGGATGCACTGCAGCAAAGGGAACCACCCCAGACGTACAAAGACTTATATGTGCACTTACCTATGTCCTCCTTTTCCATAATGGACGCTGCACCAATTGCAATTTTGGTGGCGCTGCCCAAGCCGGTTATTATAACTTCGTCGAATGGGCTCTTTTCCTCATTTCCGGTGAACATCCTTTTTCCGATGCGGGCATAGAACGTTGGCTTCTTCGTCATGGACACctacaaaaggggaaagcggtAAAACGGCAAGGGGGTGTATAAACATGTCGTGGTGCACGTGTGCATGAGCGGCAAGATGCAGCTTCGCCTCTCAATTGATTAGCCTCAGTTTGACGAAAATGCCATGCACGTAGGGGGAGCAGCCATCGGGTGAGTGTGTAGGGGGGCGGACACAAAATACTCATCACagcaaaaagataaaaaaaaataaaacagacagagtagcaaaaaaatgaacgaacaaacacaaaatggggaaagctTCCACGACAGTGTAAATCCGGCTTCACGTTTAACATTTGAAGGACGTCCAACCAAATTTTACGCAGCGACACATGATTGATCgaaaaaacgtaaaacaCAGATGAGTCATACGCGCGCcgaagtatatttttttttaaagaattttcGGAtggaaaatggaagaagaaaaggaggcacATTTGGGTCTACATGTGGGTCTACATTTGGGTCCACATTTAGGTCTACATTTtggtccccattttggccaCGTTAATTGCTCTCCATGTGCTGCCTCTATTCATTCTCCCCGTTTCGCCGAGTGATGTAGTTCCCTTTGTTCGCGCTCTGCAT
Above is a window of Plasmodium vivax chromosome 8, whole genome shotgun sequence DNA encoding:
- a CDS encoding hypothetical protein, conserved (encoded by transcript PVX_094505A); the encoded protein is MGSTEEVSQERAENSIQVSMTKKPTFYARIGKRMFTGNEEKSPFDEVIITGLGSATKIAIGAASIMEKEDIGQITKIQTAYFSSDRINRRIPKITIVLKKHPDFVAS